Within the Thermanaeromonas toyohensis ToBE genome, the region CAGGGAGGAGGAAGCTAGGGGCCAAGTTTTTCCTTAAAAATTAAGCGTGTTTATTGATACCGCCGGGTGGCTGGCTCTCGGCAATAAGAGCGATGAATGAAGCCTGGCCGTCGTGGCCGAAGAGCAGAGGGGTTTAATAAAAAGGGCTTTGGGCGACCTCACTTAGTTAGCCTCAAGCCCTTTATTTTTTACTAATTTCTTAACCAAAATTTTTAGAAGTAGATGGTAAAATGAATTACTAGGATAGGACGGCCTGCCTGCCGTGGTAGGAGGGACGAAGCAAAGTGCAGTCTGAACAAGCAATCCTGGGTACAAGGATAACCTCTAGGTTAAGACGCTTAAAATGGCCGCTTATAATAATATTGCTCCTAGGAGCCACGGGAGGTTACTTTGGTTACCGTTACACAATGGGCAAGTCCAAGCCCAGCTACCTTACAGTAACCGTGGGCAAGGGCAACATAGCTGACGTAATCCAGGCCAACGGAATTATAGAGCCGGTACGCACGGTGGGTCTAAATTTTAAGAGCAGCGGTCTAATAAAGGCTATATATGTGCAACCGGGGGACCAGGTTAAAGCGGGCCAGGTCCTGGCTGAGCAGGATACAGCAGAACTGGAAGCCCAACTTAGGCAGGCGGAGAGCAATCTTAAACGCTCAGAGGCGCAGCTAAGGCTTAAGGAGGCTGGCTCTCTCCCGGAAGAGATAGCCCAAAAGGAAGCTGAAGTAGAAGCTAGCCGGGTAGCCTATGAGATGGCTGTAAAAGAGCTTGAAAGGCAGCAGAAGCTTTTTGAAGCTGGAGCCGCCCCTGCCACCGAGGTAGATAAGGCCAAGGAAGCGGTAGCCAGCGCCAAGAGTAAACTGGAGCAGTCGCAGCAGGCTTTAAATCTCCTTAAGCAGGGCAGCCGCCCTGAGGATATAGAAACAGCCAAGGCTGCTGTAGAAGCTGACCGGGCCCAGCTTGAACTAGCCCGCCTGAATTTAGAGAATGCTAAGCTACGCGCACCCTTTGATGGCATAGTTGCTAAGGTAAATGGCGAGGTTGGGCAGCGGGGTGGTGCGGGGGGAAGTAGCGAGAATGCTGCCTTTATTACCCTGGTTAGCGAGGAGCTCCAGCTACGGGCCTGGGTGAACGAGGCCGATATAAGCAAGGTAAAAACCGGGCAGGATGCAGAATTTACCGTAGCAGCTTATCCTAATGTAACCTTTAAAGGTAAGGTTAAGAATATATATCCCCAGGCCATAACTCAATCCAATGTGCAGATCTTCGAGGTATTGATATCCATAGAAGATCCCTCTAAACAGCTCCGCCCCGGCATGACGGCTACAGCAAATATCGTTCTAGCGAAGAAGTCTAATGTATTAGCTGTTCCCAGCATGGCCTTAAGCTTTGCCGAGAGCTACTTGAAGAGCCAGGCCCAAGCAGGGAAAGGAGGAACTAGACAGACTAGCGGGCTAGGGAGACAAGCAGGCGGAGGTACGGGAGGTCAAGGCAGCCAAGGAGGCCAATGGCAGGGTGGGGCTAGGGTTGTCCTGGTACTGGAAAACGACCAGCCCGTACCGAAGAGGATAAAGGTAGGCTTAAGTGATGGACAATATGTTGAAGTACTGGAAGGGCTTAAGGAGGGTGATAAAGTTATTATCGGTATGGTCACAGGCAAACAGTCGCAGCAGACTACCAGCCCCGGCGGGCAAACCCCAAGGTCGCCTGTTTTCCCTGGCGGTCCTATGCCACTGGGAGTGCCACGGCAAGGGGGGAGCCAAGCTAGGTGAGCAAGGTTTTGATAGAAGTTGAGGGCCTGACCAAAATTTATAAGCAGGGCGGGAATCATGGCGTTGTTGCTCTACGAGATGTGTCCTTCACCATAAGCCGCGGTGAAATGGTAGCTATTATGGGTCCCTCGGGCTCCGGGAAATCGACTTTAATGCATATACTGGGGTGCCTGGACAAACCGGATAAGGGCCGGTACATCCTGGCAGGGAAAGATGTAACACTTATGGATACCTTTGAGCTGGCGAGCATCCGTAACCGGTATATTGGGTTTGTGTTCCAGAACTTTAATCTCCTAGGGCGGGCCACAGCCTTGGAGAACGTGGCCCTGCCCCTGGTGTACGCGCGGGTGGGAAGGAAGGAGAGGGAGAGACGGGCCCGGTATGTTCTGCAAACTTTAGGTCTAGCTGGCCGCGAACACCATCTGCCCAATCAGCTTTCTGGCGGGCAGCAGCAAAGGGTGGCCATAGGGAGGGCCCTTATCAATAACCCTGAGCTTCTCTTGGCTGATGAGCCTACCGGCCAGCTCGATTCTAAAGCCAGCGCCGATATAATGTATCTTTTGCAGACCTTCCACCGCGAGCGGGGCTTAACCATAGTGATAGTCACCCATGAACCTGATATCGCTTACCACTGCCAGAGGATATTAAGGCTTAGGGATGGAATACTGGTGGCAGAAGAAAGGGTGACTGAACCTAAAATAGCGGAACCTTCCATGGATATACTGCAAGGGCAGGTGAACGGTTCGTGGTCTTCTTAACCGCTTTTCAGATGGCCTGGAGGAGCATCCTTGCCCATAAACTCCGCTCAAGCTTAACTATGCTAGGCATTATTATCGGCGTTATGGCGGTTATCGTCATGGTAGCTTTGAGCCAGGGGGCGAGGGCCAGGGTTACTGAGAGGATCGCTAGCATGGGTTCTAACCTCCTGGTTATCATGCCGGGCTACAGCACGGGGCCGGTTAGAGGAGCTACTGTTACCACTCGTTTAACCCATGATGACGCCCAGGCCATAGCCCGCCTGCCTATGGTTAAATATGTAGCACCGGAGGTCTCCACCGAGGCCACTGTGGCCTATGGAAACCAGACCTGGACGGCTACAGTTAGTGGTACTACTCCTTCTTTGCAAGCTATAAGAGATTGGCCCCTGGAAGTAGGGGAGTTTTTCACCGAGGCCGATGTTACCAACATGTCCATGGTAGCTGTAATCGGCCGCACGGTGGCCGATAATCTTTTCCCTCCCGGTACCAATCCTGTAGGTAGCCGCATTCAGATTAAGGGGCTATCCTTCACTGTCATCGGGGTGCTTACGTCTAAGGGGGCGAGCATGGGAGGAATGGATCAGGATAACTACATCTATGTACCCCTAACTACGGCCCAGCAACGGTTGGTGGGCACCAAATACGTAAGGCTTATAAATGTGCAGGCTGAAGAAGCTGAGGCCCTACCCGCCCTGCAAGAAGCTATTACTATCCTGCTAAGGCAGCGCCATCATCTGGCACCTAACGTACCCGATGACTTTACTATCCGTAACATGGCGGCCGTGCTGTCGGCTATTGAAGACACCACCAGGATCATGACTTTCTTGCTGGGCGGCATTGCCGCAGTATCCCTGGTGGTTGGTGGTATAGGCATTATGAATATAATGCTGGTTTCAGTTACCGAACGCACCAGGGAGATCGGAATCAGAATGGCGGTAGGGGCCACTCCTTCGGATATCCTTATTCAATTTCTAGTAGAAGCCTTTGTGCTCAGCATAAGCGGAGGAATTATCGGGGTAGGTATAGGCTGGGGCACTACTCACCTTTTAAGCTATTTGTCCGGCTGGAATATGGTACTGGTGCCTTGGGTTATAGCCCTGGCTATGGGCTTCGCTGCTGCTGTGGGTATATTTTTCGGTTACTACCCAGCTAAGCGGGCGGCAAGCGCTAACCCCATCGAAGCTTTGCGTTTCGAATAGGAGCGTTTGCGGTATTGGACAGATGTAAGGGTGAAAGACTACAGTTGTTTGATACATCGCTAAAGTAGATAAACATCGGCGTTATTGCCTATATCTGGATGGCTTTCCGGTGTACACTTTCCTTTAACTCAGGCGTAGCAGAGTCCAAAATTACCAGAATCCACATTAAAGGGTTGAGCTGCAGCTAGTACATCAGAATATAGACGCCAGAAATCTATCTTTGGGGGAAGTTTATCTATAGCCAAGTCGATATCGGAGTGTTCGCTAAAAGTACCTTCACCAGCCAGGGAACCGAAAAGCCACACCTGGCGCAGGCCATACCTGTGAATGACTTCAGCAGCTCGGTGGGCAGCAGCCAGAGCAGCTTCTTTTCTTTTAGCTAGTTCTTGCTCGTGTTTTTCGCGTTTTTTCTTAAGGTAAGCCTTAAGTTCGGCTACCTCCTTAGCGCTATAACTAAGCATATAAGTTATCCCTCACTTACAGGAAATACCTATTCTTCTGCCTCTGCTTTAGTTAACAGTTCAAGAAAGGCATGTATTTCTTGGGAGAACTTTTCCACTGTTTGGGGCATGTTTAAGACCAGAGGTTCCATACGCTCCTAGCTTAACTCGAAACCATAGAGGTTACGGAAGCGATGACGAAAGCTTAAATATACCTCCAAGTCTTTGGCCATTTGCCTAGTAAAATGGAACCCAAGGCGCGCAATAGGGTGGTGTTTTTTATCGGTTTATTTTTATAGGGTTTTAAAGTTTCTTTTAGTTCTTCTTTTAGGCATTGTAGATTGTATAGTTCCTGGTGGATGCGAGATTTAAGAATAAGTATATCAGGTGACAAAATTATCTTTACCTCCTTCGTTAGCGTTTAACTACTTTAATTTTATTTGAACATACTCTGAGATACAAACAAAATCTCTTTACAATAGGATGGCTACCTAGTGCGGGGTCGTAATTACAGGGGGTTGGCGAATGCGCTACTATAAGATAGATAGCAACACTTGGAAAGGAGCCCCCAAAGAGATGTGCTTGCCGGCCAGGAGAAGGAAAAGATACATCAATGAAGAAGGAAAAAGTAATCTCGATGCCGACAATATACAAGTAGAAGACTAAACTTATCTAGAAGAAGGGGTTAGTCCTGACGGGCTGGCCCCTTAATTATGGTAAAATCTAAACTATGGGTGCCTATTTACCAGGAAACATAAGAGGTATTCCATCCATGGTCCAAGCCAAATTACCCCTGAACTTTGAGCGGCAGCAAGCAAAAAAGCCTTCGCCAAGCGGTGAACCGTATGGTGCGCAAGGGTTTCTGGTTTAGTTTAAAAAGGATTGAACCTCCCTCTTAACAAAGTATAACTCTTACAACAAGCAAAGGGAACATAAAGATAATCTTAGAAATTAAGGGAAAGAGCCCTAGCCTTTGTCCGCTTCCGGGAGGAAGCACTGGGCGATATTGACCGTACTAGGCAACAGCAAGAACTTCTTAAGGCGCTGGTCCAACAAGCCATGCAACCGGCAACTTTACTTATTTTTAGCCTGCGGGTCGGAAATACATATTCGGGACAGAGGGCTACCCCAAAGTGGGCAAAAAATTGTCCGATATAAGTTCGTGGGTGAAAAAAGAAGGGGGTGAAGGTCGTCCAGTCGGCTGGAGTTCAGCCGCGGGTGGGGCGACCGGGGACAAGCATGATAAGAAATATGAGAAGCTTGCGGATCAAGATGGCTGTGTTATTTGGGTTGATCGTCCTAATTGGGTGCTTGGTGTTAGCTGTTATAAGCCAGAATCGCGCTGAGATCGCTTTAGAAAGTGAAGCTAAAGAGGCTATACTTAAAGTGGCCAGGCAGGTTGCCGAAACTGTAGACAGCCGGATCCAGGCGCGCATTTATGTGGTTGAAGAAATGGCCGATAGGAACGTTATTCGCGGTAAATCGGGTGACCACGAGGCTACGATGGAGGAAAAGTTAGAAACCCTTCGCGACGAGCAAAAAAGTGTGGAGAGTTTAGGGTTCAAGCAGTTCGGCATTGCCGATAAAGAAGGTAATATTATTTTTTCCAATGGTAACCGGGCGAATATCGCCGACCAGGATTACTTCCGGGCTGCCCTGGGGGGAAAGACTACTATCTCCAGCACTATTGTAAGTAAATTTGACAATTCGGTTGGGTTTGCTTATGCCACACCCATACGTCACTATGCCACTAATGAGATAACCGGCGTTCTAGTGGGTATAGTGGATGGAGCTAGGTTCAGTGAGTTGGTGGGAAGCATTACATATGGCCGCACGGGGTACGCCTTCGCTGTGGATGGTACAGGCAAGACCATAGCCCATAAGGATATAGAAAAAGTTAAAGACCAGGAGAACATTATAGAGCAGTCTAAGTTCAACGCGTCCCTTAGCCCCCTTGCTGCGGTAATCTCCAAAATGGCGAAGGGGGAGGAAGGCATTGCTGCTTGCGTTTTCCAGGGTCAGGAGATGATTATCGCCTATGCTCCTATAAAGACCACCAATTGGTCTATAGCGGTCACTGCCCCTAAGGCTGAGGTGCTGGAGAGAGTTTCTGGGCTTAAACATTCCATGCTAATTGTATCCCTCCTAATAATCTTTACTGCTCTAGTTTTGACCTTTGTAATGGCCAGAAACATTACTACACCCTTAATTTGGGCGGTGGACCACCTAGGGATTATAGCTAACGGCGACTTCACCCGGCCGATTCCGGAGAAATACCTTCGCATGAAGGATGAGATAGGAGAGCTTGCCCGGGCCGTAGAACGGCTACAGACCAATATCAAAATGATGCTTTTAAGCCTAAAAGAAGACGCAAAGACGCTAGCCGGTAACTCGGAGGCCCTAGGTGCTGCTTCGGAAGAGATCGCTTCTTCCTCTGGCGAGGTAGCCAAGGCTATCCAGCAGGTGGCGGCGGGAGCCTCTGAACAGGCTGGACACCTGCAGGAGATCCTTGACCTTATGGAAAACATAACCTCGAGCCTGGAGAAAGTCTATACCGAGCTGAGTAACGTTAAGGCCAATAGCGAGAAGACCTCTGGGCTGGCTAATGTGGGCAAGAAAGAGTTGGACACCCTCATCGCCTCCATCAAAGGTGTGCGCGAGGCCTTTGAGATTGTCGCGAAAAAGCTGACTGGTTTGAGCGGTTCTGTAGCTCAGGTGGGCGAGATCCTGGAAGTGATTAACGGGATAGCGGAGCAGACGAATCTTTTGGCCTTGAACGCGGCCATTGAGGCGGCGCGCGCAGGAGAGGCGGGCCGTGGTTTTGCGGTGGTGGCTGACGAAGTACGCAAGCTGGCCGAGCAGTCTCGTGCCTCTTCAGATAAGATAAGGACGCTGCTAGATACTATAGCTTCGGAGACGAATGGAGTGGTGAACACTTCGCAAGAAGTAAACAGGCAGATAGTTTCACAACTAGAAAACGTAGAGAACACCATCAAGGCCTTTGACAATATACTTGATGCAGTAGCCGCGTTGGCTCCTATGATCGAGGCGACTTACCGCGAGGTGGACAGTACGGTAAAGGCTAAAGATATAGTGCTAGAGCGGGTTCAGAGCATCAGCGCGGTAGCGGAGGAGACCTCGGCTTCAGCGCAAGAGATTTCGGCCTCGGCTGAAGAGCTTTCTGCTTCTACCCAGGAGATATCTGCCAATGCCCAGCAGGTCCTTGAGGTGGCCAAACGGCTCGAAGAACAGGCAGGGCGCTTTAAAGTATAAGGTTTTGTGAGCTACGTGTAAATGATAACTAGGGTAGGTAAGGCATTATGAAAAAAATTTTAAATACCCGCTTGTGGTTTGTAAGCGGGCTTTTTTTGATCCTGGCCGTGTTAACTTATACTATCTGGCTTTATAACCAGATGGAAAGGCTAGCCCAGGAATATTCCCGGATATCCCAAGAAAAGTACCAGATCCTCTATCACCTTAAAAGTGCCGAGAAATTAGTTATCGATATGGAAACAGGGATACAGGGTTATATGTTAACTGGAGATACGCGTTTCTTGGAGCCTTACACTGAGGCTAAGAAAGAAATAGCTTCTCACTTGGAAGAACTTTTCCACCTTTTTCCTTTAGGTATAAAATATCAAAACCATTTTCAGGAAATTATGCAAGCTTTAGAAAAATGGACTGCCTTAGTAGCCGTTCCAATTATCCAGTCTTTACCGTCTGCAAAGGATAGGGCTAATAATACTGCCATATTAGAACAAGGGAAAAGGATTATGGACCAAATAAGGGATAGGTTTGATTTACTGGAAACCCTAGTCGATATTACCCGGCAACAGGATCTTAAAGCCCTTTTGGCTTTCCATCGTCGCCTGGTATGGCAAGTTATGGTGGCCATGATAGGGCTATGGTTACTTATCGCTTTTATGGGCTATGCTCTTTACCGCCAGGTACGGCGGGTAGAAAAGCAGAATATAGAGCTACTTGAAAAAGAAGAAAAGCTTAGGAAGGCTGTGCGCGAGCTATATGCAGCTTCCCAGATGAAATCAGAATTCCTAGCTAACATGAGCCATGAGCTGCGCACCCCTTTAAATGCTATTATTGGATTTGCCCAAGTACTTAAAGGCCAGTATTACGGGGCCTTAAATGAGAAACAGTCGACTTATGTAAATTATATATTGACCAGCGGCCAGCACCTTTTAAGCCTTATAAACGATGTTTTAGACCTTTCTAAAATAGAGGCAGGCAAGCTAGAGCTTGAGCTTTCCACCTTTTCCCTCCGTAAACTCCTCGAGAACAGCCTTATTATGGTTAAAGAGAAGGCGGCCAAGCACAATTTAAAATTATCCTTGGAGATAGAACCCGATCTCCCTGATATTACTGCTGATGAACGAAAGCTAAAACAGATAATGTACAATTTATTAAGCAATGCGGTGAAATTTACCCCTGATGGGGGCTCTATAACTATCCGCGCCCGGCGATTTAAAGAGATAGGAGAAACTGCAGAAAAAATAGAAGTGAGCGTAGCAGATACGGGTATAGGTATAGCGCCCGAGGACCAGGAAAGGATTTTTGAACCTTTTACGCAGGCCAGGATGCGGGAGGAATCTGTAGAAGGCAATACCCCTTATGTGCGCCAGCATGAGGGTACGGGGTTGGGCCTGGCCCTGGTGCGCCGTTTGGTGGAGCTGCACGGGGGACGGGTATGGGTAGAAAGCCCTGGTCTGGGCCGGGGTAGCACCTTTTATTTTACCCTCCCGGTAATGACGCAAGGGAGGGGAGGGACAGATGAAGCCCAAGATTCTGGTAGTAGAGGACAATGAAGCCAATATGGTTTTATTAAGGGATATCCTGGCAATTATAGGAAGCGAAGTGTTAGAGGCTACCACCGGCCAAGAAGGGCTACGCTTGGCCCGGGAGGAAAAACCCCAACTTATTCTGATGGATATACAGCTTCCTGATATAGATGGCATAACCCTTACTAGGCTTTTAAAGCAGGATCCCGCCACTAGCCATATACCTATTATAGCAGTTACCTCTTATGCTTATGAAAAAGAGAAGGACCTTTTTAGCCAAGCAGGAGGGGATGGTTATTTGACTAAACCCATTGAGATCGAGAGTTTATTAAAAGTAGTGACCCAATTTATAAGGGGAGAAAAGATACATGTGGGAGAAGCCCAAAATACTAGTAGTAGATGATGAAGAGGTTAACTTAGTTTTGATGGAGGCCATACTCGTTCCCGCTGGATATCAAGTTATCTTAGCCCGGAGCGGGGAAGAAGCGCTGGCGGCTGCAGTGAGAGAAGAACCGGATGCTATCCTTTTAGATGTAATGATGCCCAAAATAGACGGGTTTACTGTTTGCCGCCAGCTCAAAGAGGGGGAGGCTACCCGGTTTATCCCCGTGATTATAATAACTGCCCTTGACCGGTGGGAAGACCGGGTCCAGGGGCTAGCAGCAGGGGCTGATGATTTTTTAACCAAACCTGTTAACGAAATAGAGTTAAAGGTTCGCCTG harbors:
- a CDS encoding HlyD family secretion protein, producing MGKSKPSYLTVTVGKGNIADVIQANGIIEPVRTVGLNFKSSGLIKAIYVQPGDQVKAGQVLAEQDTAELEAQLRQAESNLKRSEAQLRLKEAGSLPEEIAQKEAEVEASRVAYEMAVKELERQQKLFEAGAAPATEVDKAKEAVASAKSKLEQSQQALNLLKQGSRPEDIETAKAAVEADRAQLELARLNLENAKLRAPFDGIVAKVNGEVGQRGGAGGSSENAAFITLVSEELQLRAWVNEADISKVKTGQDAEFTVAAYPNVTFKGKVKNIYPQAITQSNVQIFEVLISIEDPSKQLRPGMTATANIVLAKKSNVLAVPSMALSFAESYLKSQAQAGKGGTRQTSGLGRQAGGGTGGQGSQGGQWQGGARVVLVLENDQPVPKRIKVGLSDGQYVEVLEGLKEGDKVIIGMVTGKQSQQTTSPGGQTPRSPVFPGGPMPLGVPRQGGSQAR
- a CDS encoding ABC transporter ATP-binding protein, whose protein sequence is MSKVLIEVEGLTKIYKQGGNHGVVALRDVSFTISRGEMVAIMGPSGSGKSTLMHILGCLDKPDKGRYILAGKDVTLMDTFELASIRNRYIGFVFQNFNLLGRATALENVALPLVYARVGRKERERRARYVLQTLGLAGREHHLPNQLSGGQQQRVAIGRALINNPELLLADEPTGQLDSKASADIMYLLQTFHRERGLTIVIVTHEPDIAYHCQRILRLRDGILVAEERVTEPKIAEPSMDILQGQVNGSWSS
- a CDS encoding ABC transporter permease — protein: MAWRSILAHKLRSSLTMLGIIIGVMAVIVMVALSQGARARVTERIASMGSNLLVIMPGYSTGPVRGATVTTRLTHDDAQAIARLPMVKYVAPEVSTEATVAYGNQTWTATVSGTTPSLQAIRDWPLEVGEFFTEADVTNMSMVAVIGRTVADNLFPPGTNPVGSRIQIKGLSFTVIGVLTSKGASMGGMDQDNYIYVPLTTAQQRLVGTKYVRLINVQAEEAEALPALQEAITILLRQRHHLAPNVPDDFTIRNMAAVLSAIEDTTRIMTFLLGGIAAVSLVVGGIGIMNIMLVSVTERTREIGIRMAVGATPSDILIQFLVEAFVLSISGGIIGVGIGWGTTHLLSYLSGWNMVLVPWVIALAMGFAAAVGIFFGYYPAKRAASANPIEALRFE
- a CDS encoding nucleotidyltransferase family protein, coding for MLSYSAKEVAELKAYLKKKREKHEQELAKRKEAALAAAHRAAEVIHRYGLRQVWLFGSLAGEGTFSEHSDIDLAIDKLPPKIDFWRLYSDVLAAAQPFNVDSGNFGLCYA
- a CDS encoding methyl-accepting chemotaxis protein, with amino-acid sequence MIRNMRSLRIKMAVLFGLIVLIGCLVLAVISQNRAEIALESEAKEAILKVARQVAETVDSRIQARIYVVEEMADRNVIRGKSGDHEATMEEKLETLRDEQKSVESLGFKQFGIADKEGNIIFSNGNRANIADQDYFRAALGGKTTISSTIVSKFDNSVGFAYATPIRHYATNEITGVLVGIVDGARFSELVGSITYGRTGYAFAVDGTGKTIAHKDIEKVKDQENIIEQSKFNASLSPLAAVISKMAKGEEGIAACVFQGQEMIIAYAPIKTTNWSIAVTAPKAEVLERVSGLKHSMLIVSLLIIFTALVLTFVMARNITTPLIWAVDHLGIIANGDFTRPIPEKYLRMKDEIGELARAVERLQTNIKMMLLSLKEDAKTLAGNSEALGAASEEIASSSGEVAKAIQQVAAGASEQAGHLQEILDLMENITSSLEKVYTELSNVKANSEKTSGLANVGKKELDTLIASIKGVREAFEIVAKKLTGLSGSVAQVGEILEVINGIAEQTNLLALNAAIEAARAGEAGRGFAVVADEVRKLAEQSRASSDKIRTLLDTIASETNGVVNTSQEVNRQIVSQLENVENTIKAFDNILDAVAALAPMIEATYREVDSTVKAKDIVLERVQSISAVAEETSASAQEISASAEELSASTQEISANAQQVLEVAKRLEEQAGRFKV
- a CDS encoding ATP-binding protein — translated: MKKILNTRLWFVSGLFLILAVLTYTIWLYNQMERLAQEYSRISQEKYQILYHLKSAEKLVIDMETGIQGYMLTGDTRFLEPYTEAKKEIASHLEELFHLFPLGIKYQNHFQEIMQALEKWTALVAVPIIQSLPSAKDRANNTAILEQGKRIMDQIRDRFDLLETLVDITRQQDLKALLAFHRRLVWQVMVAMIGLWLLIAFMGYALYRQVRRVEKQNIELLEKEEKLRKAVRELYAASQMKSEFLANMSHELRTPLNAIIGFAQVLKGQYYGALNEKQSTYVNYILTSGQHLLSLINDVLDLSKIEAGKLELELSTFSLRKLLENSLIMVKEKAAKHNLKLSLEIEPDLPDITADERKLKQIMYNLLSNAVKFTPDGGSITIRARRFKEIGETAEKIEVSVADTGIGIAPEDQERIFEPFTQARMREESVEGNTPYVRQHEGTGLGLALVRRLVELHGGRVWVESPGLGRGSTFYFTLPVMTQGRGGTDEAQDSGSRGQ
- a CDS encoding response regulator → MKPKILVVEDNEANMVLLRDILAIIGSEVLEATTGQEGLRLAREEKPQLILMDIQLPDIDGITLTRLLKQDPATSHIPIIAVTSYAYEKEKDLFSQAGGDGYLTKPIEIESLLKVVTQFIRGEKIHVGEAQNTSSR